One segment of Virgibacillus doumboii DNA contains the following:
- a CDS encoding sugar O-acetyltransferase, which produces MPTEKEKMLNGQLYNPEDAKLVEERQNARRLTRLFNTSHETEGARRTELLKELFESTGENIDIEPNFRCDYGSNIHVGENFFVNFDCVILDVCKVRIGANCMMAPGVHIYTATHSVNPSERMAGTEFGKPVTIGDNVWIGGRAVINPGVTIGNNAVIASGAVITKDVPDNVVVGGNPAKVIKELNV; this is translated from the coding sequence ATGCCTACAGAAAAAGAAAAGATGCTAAATGGTCAGTTGTATAATCCGGAAGACGCTAAGTTGGTAGAAGAACGTCAGAATGCCCGGAGATTAACCAGATTATTTAACACATCGCATGAAACAGAAGGGGCACGACGTACGGAACTGCTTAAAGAACTTTTCGAATCCACCGGGGAAAATATAGATATCGAACCCAATTTCCGCTGTGATTATGGTTCCAACATCCATGTCGGTGAAAATTTTTTTGTAAACTTCGACTGTGTCATCCTTGATGTTTGCAAGGTACGGATTGGAGCTAATTGCATGATGGCTCCGGGTGTTCATATTTATACGGCTACACATTCGGTGAATCCGTCTGAACGGATGGCCGGAACTGAATTCGGAAAGCCGGTGACAATCGGTGACAACGTCTGGATTGGCGGCCGTGCAGTGATTAACCCTGGTGTTACAATCGGCAATAATGCAGTAATTGCATCGGGGGCGGTAATCACTAAAGATGTGCCGGATAATGTCGTTGTCGGCGGCAACCCCGCAAAGGTAATCAAGGAACTGAATGTTTAA
- a CDS encoding squalene/phytoene synthase family protein, producing MSEAKKLQKDAMHVLKETSRTFYIPITLLKPTLKKTVGSAYLCMRAIDEIEDHEELDTETKQRLLRSTKVLLQSEFDKDAYRELLQPYEKLLPEVTLRLGDWIDVCPEGIVEKVKESTAIMAGGMADWAERHWNVKTKEDLDDYTYYVAGLVGVMLSDIWEWYDGTKTDRDLAVGYGRGLQAVNILRNQDEDSERGVNFVPDGWTRADMFSYTENNLAQADEYMKDIHTRNIQLFCQIPLALAKRTVKALKDGREKISRNEVETIVEDIQNN from the coding sequence TTGAGTGAAGCAAAAAAGTTGCAAAAAGATGCGATGCACGTCCTGAAAGAGACAAGCAGAACATTTTACATACCAATCACATTACTAAAGCCGACATTAAAGAAAACAGTGGGTTCGGCTTATTTATGTATGCGTGCAATCGATGAAATAGAAGATCATGAAGAACTGGATACGGAAACGAAGCAACGGCTGCTTCGGTCGACAAAAGTTCTGCTGCAAAGTGAATTTGACAAAGATGCATATCGTGAATTGCTTCAACCATATGAAAAACTCCTGCCTGAAGTGACGCTGAGACTGGGTGACTGGATTGATGTGTGCCCGGAAGGTATTGTCGAAAAGGTAAAAGAATCCACCGCCATTATGGCCGGGGGAATGGCTGACTGGGCAGAAAGACATTGGAATGTTAAGACAAAAGAAGACTTAGACGATTATACATATTATGTTGCCGGTCTTGTAGGTGTTATGCTGTCCGATATTTGGGAATGGTATGATGGCACGAAGACAGACCGTGACCTTGCTGTCGGCTATGGCCGGGGGTTGCAGGCAGTAAATATTTTGCGGAATCAGGATGAGGACAGCGAACGCGGTGTGAATTTTGTACCGGACGGCTGGACCAGGGCTGATATGTTCAGCTATACAGAAAATAACCTGGCACAGGCTGATGAATATATGAAAGATATTCATACCCGCAACATTCAACTGTTTTGCCAAATCCCGCTGGCGCTGGCAAAACGAACCGTTAAGGCGCTGAAAGACGGACGGGAGAAGATTTCCCGTAATGAAGTGGAAACAATTGTAGAGGATATTCAAAATAATTAA
- a CDS encoding CBO0543 family protein — MNRSIIEKNSELFRQAYEDKYQLWLDHILFSWRWWLGIVIIALCLWVWFILMKKENADRLLFTGFFTALLATCFDLIGVFFGLWNYRYEVFPPINTYLPWDLLVIPTLVVFLMQFKPHVHPFIKAIILGVITSFIGLPLLNWLDLYEPLNWNYIYSLPVQVVIYLLADLISRRERFAPLRD, encoded by the coding sequence ATGAACCGGTCGATAATCGAAAAAAATTCGGAACTCTTCAGACAAGCTTATGAGGATAAATATCAATTATGGTTGGATCATATTTTATTTTCGTGGAGATGGTGGTTAGGCATAGTAATTATAGCTTTATGTTTGTGGGTTTGGTTTATATTAATGAAAAAAGAAAATGCAGACCGATTATTATTCACTGGCTTTTTTACCGCGCTTTTAGCAACATGCTTCGATTTAATAGGGGTATTTTTTGGCCTTTGGAATTACAGGTACGAGGTTTTTCCTCCTATCAATACATATCTGCCATGGGACCTTCTGGTAATCCCAACCTTAGTTGTTTTTCTTATGCAATTTAAACCGCATGTCCATCCTTTTATTAAAGCCATTATACTGGGAGTAATCACTTCATTCATAGGACTCCCTCTTTTAAACTGGCTGGATTTATACGAGCCGCTGAATTGGAACTATATATACTCTTTACCCGTTCAAGTAGTTATTTATTTACTGGCCGACCTTATTAGCAGAAGGGAAAGATTTGCACCATTAAGGGACTAA